The Salvelinus namaycush isolate Seneca chromosome 1, SaNama_1.0, whole genome shotgun sequence genome has a window encoding:
- the LOC120057197 gene encoding LOW QUALITY PROTEIN: G-protein coupled receptor 1 (The sequence of the model RefSeq protein was modified relative to this genomic sequence to represent the inferred CDS: inserted 3 bases in 2 codons), translating into MLFGSCTFSQWNILNLFHKGKKTTEIMVASLNTSGYDDYDDSVAIPSQSPVIYEMYQMKAGFXMYVSVYSANILLGLLLNSVVIFMTVKCRSKKKLSQHMIILGLAVTHLVFCLFAPLYLITAWNYFSWTFGKVVCKLGSYVMFMNMFSVSLMITFWNVCWSVPGCFEHRMSTNIVLLSWFTGAILSTPSLLSREVQYTADGHVCLDNYGYTGSSQMSKEGRERLMAVLICRFIFGLLLPLGVRCXSCCCMNSMGNNQLRSRVIRPVTIVHFLCWTPVISLSVLQATMGTGSRLFTYALSPATALSVLNSCISPIICIWQEKKEQSLRGPPQMEDNRDKDEEMTSLTR; encoded by the exons ATGCTATTTGGAAGCTGCACTTTTTCTCAATGGAATATTCTAAATCTTTTTCATAAG GgtaaaaaaacaacagaaattaTGGTTGCCTCACTCAACACATCAGGCTATGATGACTACGATGATTCAGTGGCAATACCTTCCCAGTCCCCAGTCATCTATGAGATGTATCAGATGAAGGCTGGCT AGATGTATGTGTCAGTGTACTCAGCCAACATTCTGCTGGGTCTACTGCTCAACTCTGTTGTCATCTTCATGACTGTAAAATGCAGGTCCAAGAAGAAACTGAGTCAACACATGATAATCCTTGGCTTGGCTGTCACCCACCTCGTCTTTTGCCTCTTCGCCCCACTTTACCTGATCACTGCCTGGAACTACTTCTCCTGGACATTTGGGAAGGTTGTCTGCAAGCTGGGGTCCTACGTGATGTTTATGAACATGTTTTCTGTCTCACTGATGATCACCTTCTGGAATGTGTGCTGGAGTGTCCCTGGATGCTTTGAACACCGCATGTCCACCAACATAGTCCTGCTGTCCTGGTTCACTGGGGCCATACTGAGTACCCCCTCTCTACTGTCCAGGGAGGTTCAGTACACTGCCGATGGACACGTCTGCCTTGACAACTATGGCTATACTGGAAGCTCCCAGATGTCTAAAGAAGGAAGGGAGAGATTGATGGCAGTGTTGATCTGTCGCTTCATTTTCGGGCTGCTGCTCCCTTTGGGTGTGAGATG CAGCTGTTGCTGCATGAACAGCATGGGAAACAACCAACTAAGGTCACGGGTTATTCGACCTGTGACTATTGTCCATTTCCTATGCTGGACTCCTGTCATTAGTCTCTCTGTGCTGCAAGCCACAATGGGGACAGGCAGCAGGTTGTTCACATACGCATTGTCCCCGGCCACTGCCCTGTCAGTCTTAAACAGCTGCATCTCTCCTATCATCTGCATATGGCAGGAGAAGAAGGAACAGAGCCTGAGAGGACCCCCTCAGATGGAGGACAACAGAGACAAGGATGAGGAGATGACATCTCTGACACGCTAA